The Metarhizium brunneum chromosome 3, complete sequence DNA window AAAAGCTGCCATTTTGTTCAAACTTCGGGGAGGGGTACTGAGTTGCATTCATGCAATCGATGCCTGATAAATCAACGATCGACCCCCCGTGGGCTTCATCATTATCCCTAGCCTGAAGCCAGAACCGTGCAGCTATTCCCAGTTCGCTATCAAGTTGCTCGAGCCGGGTACAAGCGCAGAGGTCAAAACCGCAGAGAAAGTTGGGTAGGGAGTGCTTCTTCATGGACATGGCTAGCCCTGACGGATAAATACCTACAGCCCCATGTCACGACGGGTATTGGATTGAACCGTTGAGCCACGGAGCAAATAGACGCAGCAATAGCCGCCCTTGACGAATGCCCCGATACCCAGCTTCCAAGTATGCCCTTATGGTCCCGATGTTGCAGAACCAAACATCAATGGCGGGAATTAgttttggcgttggaaaATTTATGCATGTAATGCCGCAGCTTAGGGTCATGCTGTTATCCTGACTTTGAACCTGCAAGCGAAATGCGCCGATTATTGTATAATATATGCTAAGCAAAATACTACTTATAGATCAGTATATCACTCCACAATGACGAAAAGCTAGCAGACCGTGTTCATTCTTTTTGCTGCTCTTTTTTTCGAACCACCAATCTTGCTAGCTTCTGACGCATCGTGATGCGTTCATGGTGTATGACGCAATATCACGAGAATTCAGCCCGTCTACCATCAAAGCAGCCATGATGACATTGGCGGACCTACTAAGGAAGTAGTCAGACTCTGATGAGCGTTGGGAAACAGGACAAAGAAACAAGAGGCCAAAGAGTGGAAAATGGAATCTTGTCGTTTGCGACCACCGCTGCACTTGTGAACGCATGCGGGGGGTGTTGGCCGTGCATAACGTTGACATGACACAGCGGCAGGAACCACCAACGGAACATTTGAAACGTTATTCGATGCAAGGTCCAGGCGGCCGTTGGCTGCACGCTTGCGCCGGGAAATCCCCGGCCCGCTGGGGGCCCCCTGAAGCTCCCAAGTGACCCAACCGCCCGCCAGTTACGTCCCGCCCACATGTCTCCAAGGCTGGAGGCTGGAGACTGGAGCTGCCATCAGCAACACAACGCCATGCCTCTCGTACATACACATTCAGTTGCAAAGCAGACACGGCACGACCTGACACCCTGACCTGCCACTCTGGAATTCTCTATTGCAGCTTCACCCGTGCTCTGCGAACCAAATTACTGCCCCGCGAAGCAGTCCGCACCGATCTCCGATCCTAAGAGTAAAGCTCCAGCCTGTCGCAAACCCAAACCATGTGATGGAAACCACACTACAATGTCCGATCCAGAAGTCACATCTCCCCTTGGAGACAGCAACTCCAGTGGCGAGCAGGAAACAGCGCCTGGGCACGATGTAGACTCTGATACCCCCCACCTCGAGGAGCAGGAGATGGGCAATGGCACCGAGTTGCACCATGTCGACCACCGCCGAGACCTGCTGGAGAGTGAGGCAAATGCTTCCGAGGTGAGCTCGATTGATGCGAGTTTGGTAGACTCGCTGCCACGGCGAGCTGGCAGTCCCGTCGACTCTGTTACCTCCGGTCGGAGAGGTTCCATCCAGGTACGCGAAGCTGCATAGTTTTGATCCTTCATTTAGCACTTGGCTAACATTGTAAAAGGGCTCGTTTATGTCGTCACCAGGCAGTAGTGTTCTACCTTCAGTAGCTTCAAGAGCCGGCCTGAGTagcccatcgccatcattCAGGCCGTTCGATCGTCGATTTCAATCCCGCatatcctcgtcctcgtccaacaCACCACGCCCATTGTCGCCTGCCTTCCTATCACCGCACAGTCGAAACGCCTCTCTTAGCTCCAACTTTTTCCTAGATCAAAACGAAACCGatacgccgtcgccgccgtgggAAGTTGTACGATGGACCAGATTACGGAAAATGAATGCCCAAGCATTCTCAGAGGCTGGTCGTCGGAACTTTGGATCCCCGACTTCACTGGCGGTATCCGCGTCCATAGTTTTGGGCACCTCTAAGggtataatactaatatttgATTTTAATCAAAATCTTAAAATGATAATAGGGCCGGGAACCAAAGGTACGCTCTTCTTTGCGTTGCTCAATATTGACGTCACATCTCTGATAACAACTAGCTGTCGAGTCTGGGGCAATCACGGCTATCGCGATATCAGCGGATCACACCACTGTTGCTGGAGGGCATGCTAATGGAAATATCTTTACCTGGGATACCGGAAGAGCATCACGGCCGTTTCTCTCCATCCCACACTTGGATGAGACACAAGCGGAAAACAGGACAACTGACGGACACGTTCCCAATGCAGCCGTGGTACaccttggctttcttggTACAAGGCACACAGCTCTCGTGTCAGCGGATGACCGTGGAATGGCCTTCTCGCATCTCGCAACCCGAGGCACCGGCGCGCTCGGCCGAACAGTGAAAACTACCCGAATCTTGGGCCGCTATCCGAATGCCCCTGCACCTGCCGGGAAATCGATCAAGCCCAGTACCGTGCTCGGTTTTGCTCCCTTGCCTCTTGGAAACGTCGAGCAAGCGACAGATAGCATGGGACTTACGGCTATACTTACGCCATACCTTCTCGTGGTTGTTTCGACTACCCCTGTTGCCCAGACGCAACACAAGTCAGCTCGACCAAAGGATGTTCCAGCACATagcgccatggccggctgCCTTGCATGGTTCCCTGCTGTAAAGCTAAAAACTCCCGATACCCACACTCGGAGCGATATTTCCAGGGTAAAACTTGTCTACTGTTGGTCAAACGTATTGACTATTCTTGATGTTGAAGAGATGTACGGAGAGGATGCAGATCAGCCTCCTTCGCTAAAGTTCAAGGCACGAAGCAGATGGAAGTGTGAAGAGGCCATCGCCGCGGTGCAGTGGCTAGGTCGATCTGTTTTGGCTGTGCTGACCATCTCCCAACGTCTCATCATACTGGAGGACAGGAGCATGCGCATGACCGAGGCGTTTGACTTGTTACAGAAACACATATATCATAAGGATCTTTTTTCGAAACAACTTCACACTCTTGTGGAACAActggatgaggaggataCAACTATGCATGGAGTGGTGGCTGATGCCTTTTATATGAGCTTCAAAGCCTACAAGGGGCGGATGTTTGTGCTTGGCTTCAACGAAGTTTCTATAGGGGCTCTGTCGAACTGGGCCGACCGTCTCATTGCCATGATGGAGAATGGAGACTACATCGGCGCAATCAAGTTGGCGACTTCTTATTATACTGGTGACGCCGATAAACTTACGGTTGGCCTTCCAGAGGACGCAGCACTGCGACATGTGATGGTCCAAGACAAGATAATGGAGATAATGTCAGCTTCCCTGAAATACGTCTTCGCCCAACGGCAAACACAGGGTAAGCAAGATGACGATGCAGATCATTTGAGAGAGCTGGCAGAGACGTGTTTCGCAGCGTCTCAAGCTATTGAGGCTTCAGATTTCTTATTTGAAGACATGTACGAATGGTACAGCGACGGGGATGTTGGCGGAATCTTCCTGGAGACACTTGAACCCTACATCTTGGAGGGAACAATCACGGTCGTTCCGCCGACGGTTGTTAAAGATATGGTTAGTCATTACGTTACCAAGGGGTGGGAAGGCCGACTCGAAGAAATGATATGCCATATGCAAACGGCAACTTTGGACCTTGATCAGATCACAGTGCTGTGTAAGCAGCACGGTCTGTATGATGCCTTGACTTATGTTTGGAACCAAGCGCTCAATGATTACATCACGCCAATGATCGACCTACTGGGCCTCTTAGTGCCGCTAGTGACGAATGGAACAAACAATGGCATAATCGAAGACGATTATTTCAGCGTCAATGCTCTGAAAATATTTCCATATCTCTCATATACACTCACGGGCAGAGTGTATCCTAATGGGGAATTGATGGATGAGGAAACGGCGGACAAAGCCAAGGCAGAAATTTAttggtttttcttttctggcACAACAATCGAATGGCCCAGAGGAAG harbors:
- the VPS8 gene encoding Vacuolar protein sorting-associated protein 8, translating into MSDPEVTSPLGDSNSSGEQETAPGHDVDSDTPHLEEQEMGNGTELHHVDHRRDLLESEANASEVSSIDASLVDSLPRRAGSPVDSVTSGRRGSIQGSFMSSPGSSVLPSVASRAGLSSPSPSFRPFDRRFQSRISSSSSNTPRPLSPAFLSPHSRNASLSSNFFLDQNETDTPSPPWEVVRWTRLRKMNAQAFSEAGRRNFGSPTSLAVSASIVLGTSKGPGTKAVESGAITAIAISADHTTVAGGHANGNIFTWDTGRASRPFLSIPHLDETQAENRTTDGHVPNAAVVHLGFLGTRHTALVSADDRGMAFSHLATRGTGALGRTVKTTRILGRYPNAPAPAGKSIKPSTVLGFAPLPLGNVEQATDSMGLTAILTPYLLVVVSTTPVAQTQHKSARPKDVPAHSAMAGCLAWFPAVKLKTPDTHTRSDISRVKLVYCWSNVLTILDVEEMYGEDADQPPSLKFKARSRWKCEEAIAAVQWLGRSVLAVLTISQRLIILEDRSMRMTEAFDLLQKHIYHKDLFSKQLHTLVEQLDEEDTTMHGVVADAFYMSFKAYKGRMFVLGFNEVSIGALSNWADRLIAMMENGDYIGAIKLATSYYTGDADKLTVGLPEDAALRHVMVQDKIMEIMSASLKYVFAQRQTQGKQDDDADHLRELAETCFAASQAIEASDFLFEDMYEWYSDGDVGGIFLETLEPYILEGTITVVPPTVVKDMVSHYVTKGWEGRLEEMICHMQTATLDLDQITVLCKQHGLYDALTYVWNQALNDYITPMIDLLGLLVPLVTNGTNNGIIEDDYFSVNALKIFPYLSYTLTGRVYPNGELMDEETADKAKAEIYWFFFSGTTIEWPRGSKKEFITRPGDESEPAFPYLRMILKFDAPSFLSALNEAFEDSFLNDSPENQVNGGSRMDMPEEQIFGTTINRQYVVSILLDVMNPDEFAPEDTIYLDMFIARNLPKFQQYLLFSGSTLSKVLTGLCAYPGDDLAEDAQLSAEYLLSVYQPPDMPSFMLQFKKAGFYRILKRVFRTEKQYGKLIATYFEDHDDRESVFECIAQCLRPQKGLDVRQAEEVQQVIEQHARDLLEISPEQTAQTLARQPTAVHRHIIDSVADDAALQHAYLRALIEPRKSGDDEGDIKDQELTERYVQLMCKFNPSHVSDFVEAMRPTDLRLEKLLPTMEENGVVDAAVVLMARDGQVNQAMDRLIKHLFTLESALQGLLTEANDSADDVDVDTSTVEMLGSLQKYVHVGIWLCQGQTKTSKKVNAVKKGKTLAKDSLSEDEALWLGLIDACVQITKRLSPIILEQAQSSVLKDDKALALLRSLVQHTFTSLLTATSSPIRVQTGSNLLSNAGNNLSFLKILRAFLANAAASSPNLADLRSVLSSIFAAYAYEESILRLSNRLLERNLFVNVNQSVQLRQRGWRPRGSTCEACGRRVWGPGVAGGSVFEAWEDNQAVEDDLRKQRKIRIAEKAKGKVGESDGKDKGKSLAVRPSSMLIESDTAVAGKEAPLGRLVVLACRHIYHQSCLEALQEKQENGVGGREREYKCPIDG